The segment TATTGTGAAAACGGTAGATTGGTATTTAAGAAGATAATATGAAAAAAGCATTAATTACAGGTATTACAGGACAAGACGGAGCTTATTTAGCTGAACTTTTATTAAGTAAAGGTTATGAAGTTCATGGTATAAAACGCCGTAGTTCTTTGTTTAATACTGATAGAATAGATCATCTTTACCAAGATCCTCATGAGAAGGGAGTAAAATTGAAACTTCATTATGGTGATCTTACAGACTCAATGAATCTTACTAGAATTATTCAAGAAGTGCAACCAGATGAAATATACAATTTAGGAGCAATGTCTCATGTTCGAGTTAGTTTTGATACACCTGAATATGTAGGAAATGTAGATGGTCTAGGTACTTTAAGAATATTAGAAGCTGTACGCTTATTAGGCCTTACTGAGAAAACTAAAATTTATCAAGCATCAACTTCTGAACTTTATGGCTTAGTCCAAGAAGTTCCTCAAAAAGAAACTACACCATTTTACCCAAGGTCTCCATATGCAGTTGCAAAATTATATGGGTATTGGATTACTGTAAATTATCGTGAAGCATATAATATGTTTGCATGTAATGGGATTCTGTTTAATCATGAATCTCCGTTAAGAGGTGAGACTTTTGTTACTCGTAAGATTACAAGAGCAGCATGTAGAATTGCATTAGGTTTACAAGAGACTTTTTATCTAGGAAACCTAAACTCAAAAAGAGATTGGGGACATGCAAAAGATTATGTTAATGCAATGTGGTTGATTTTACAACAAGAAAAACCAGAAGATTTTGTAATAGCTACAGGAATTACAACGACAATTAGAGACTTTGTAAAAATGTCTTTTGCTGAATTAGGTATAGAGTTAGAGTTTAAAGGAGATAATATAGATGAAATAGCAGTAGTGAAATCTGTTGATAACAAAGATTATCCTATTAAAGTAGGTCAGACAGTTTTAAAAATTGATCCTAAATACTTTAGACCTACTGAGGTTGATTTGTTAATAGGAGATCCTTCTAAATGTAAAGAAAAACTTAACTGGGTACCAGAATATGATTTAAAAGGTTTAATAAAAGATATGATAGGATCTGATTTAAAACTATTCAAAAAGGACAGGTACCTAATGGAAGGAGGACATAATACTTTAAATTATTTTGAATAAATTTCAATAAATAAATTATTCAAAGCTTTACTATTGTAGCATTGGTGCCATTTCAATGGCAATGGTTATAAAATGAAAATTTCTCGGATCTAAAGTTCATGTTCTAGCTGGAATTTAGAATAAAAAAAGAAGTAGAAGTCTTCACTATATTAGAATGAGAGGGAACTCTGAATGAATATGTATTTACAAATGAGAAATCTAATAGTGTTTCTAGAGTAGATCTTACATATAATTATTGATGATTTAGTCCTTTATAATATACTAAAGTTATATTATAAAGGACTAATAA is part of the Flammeovirga agarivorans genome and harbors:
- the gmd gene encoding GDP-mannose 4,6-dehydratase; this encodes MKKALITGITGQDGAYLAELLLSKGYEVHGIKRRSSLFNTDRIDHLYQDPHEKGVKLKLHYGDLTDSMNLTRIIQEVQPDEIYNLGAMSHVRVSFDTPEYVGNVDGLGTLRILEAVRLLGLTEKTKIYQASTSELYGLVQEVPQKETTPFYPRSPYAVAKLYGYWITVNYREAYNMFACNGILFNHESPLRGETFVTRKITRAACRIALGLQETFYLGNLNSKRDWGHAKDYVNAMWLILQQEKPEDFVIATGITTTIRDFVKMSFAELGIELEFKGDNIDEIAVVKSVDNKDYPIKVGQTVLKIDPKYFRPTEVDLLIGDPSKCKEKLNWVPEYDLKGLIKDMIGSDLKLFKKDRYLMEGGHNTLNYFE